One region of Scophthalmus maximus strain ysfricsl-2021 chromosome 13, ASM2237912v1, whole genome shotgun sequence genomic DNA includes:
- the dnm3a gene encoding dynamin 3a isoform X7: MGNRGMEELIPLVNRLQDALSGAGQSCGLHLPQVAVVGGQSAGKSSVLEHFVGRDFLPRGSGIVTRRPLILQLLSAHTEYAEFLHCKGKEFTDFDEVCKEIEAETRRLTGSNKGISPVPINLRIHSPHVLNLTLVDLPGITKVPVGDQPVDIEYQIRDMIMQFICKENCLILAVTPANTDLANSDALKLAKDVDPQGQRTIGVITKLDLMDEGTDARHILENRLLPLRRGYIGVVNRSQKDIDGKKDIKAALLAEEKFFLSHPAYKHMAERVGTPYLQRTLNQQLTNHIRDTLPAFRSHLQSQLLALNKEAVEYRQYSPDDPAHRTKTLLQLVQRWAVDFEKVFDGSGDKVETVNLSGGARINRIFHEQFPYELVKIECDERKMRREINYAIRNIHGVRTGLFTPDMAFEAIVKKQISRLKGPCMKFIDMVSKELITTVYQCINKLSSFPKLRDETERIVTNEIREQESKCRDQVSLLIDIQLAYINTKHEDFIGFTNAQQTNNNKCNKTVVAGMAGNQVIRKGWLTISNIGIMKGGAKEYWFILTAESLSWFKDDEEVGPFRKKQRRNEGRES, encoded by the exons ATGGGCAACCGCGGGATGGAGGAGCTGATCCCGCTGGTCAACCGCCTCCAGGACGCCCTGAGCGGCGCGGGCCAGAGCTGCGGCCTCCACCTGCCGCAGGTGGCCGTGGTGGGCGGCCAGAGCGCGGGCAAGAGCTCCGTCCTGGAGCACTTCGTGGGCAG AGACTTCCTTCCACGGGGCTCAGGAATTGTGACTCGCAGACCTTTAATCCTCCAGCTGCTGAGTGCTCACACAG AGTACGCTGAATTTCTCCATTGTAAGGGAAAGGAGTTCACAGACTTTGATGAAGTCTGCAAAGAGATCGAGGCAGAGACGCGCAGACTCACGGGATCTAATAAAGGCATCTCTCCTGTTCCCATCAACCTACGGATTCATTCTCCACATG ttctAAATCTGACCCTGGTGGATCTGCCTGGCATCACCAAAGTGCCTGTGGGAGACCAGCCGGTGGACATAGAGTACCAGATACGAGACATGATCATGCAGTTCATCTGTAAGGAAAACTGTCTCATCCTGGCAGTCACACCAGCTAACACTGACCTGGCCAACTCTGATGCCCTCAAACTGGCCAAAGATGTTGACCCACAGG GTCAGCGCACAATTGGTGTAATCACTAAGCTGGACCTGATGGATGAAGGAACAGATGCCAGGCACATACTAGAGAACAGGCTGCTTCCTCTACGCAGAG gtTACATAGGGGTAGTGAATCGCAGTCAGAAGGACATTGATGGGAAGAAGGATATCAAGGCAGCTCTGCTCGCAGAGGAGAAGTTCTTCCTGTCTCATCCGGCCTACAAACACATGGCTGAAAGAGTGGGCACCCCATATTTACAAAGAACACTCAACCAg CAACTGACAAACCACATCCGGGACACTTTGCCTGCCTTCCGTAGTCATCTGCAGAGCCAGCTCCTGGCTTTGAACAAAGAGGCTGTGGAGTACAGACAATATAGTCCTGATGATCCTGCACACCGGACCAAGACATTgctaca GTTAGTTCAGCGCTGGGCCGTCGACTTCGAGAAGGTTTTCGATGGCTCAGGCGACAAAGTAGAAACCGTTAACCTGTCAGGGGGTGCTAGGATCAATCGAATCTTCCACGAGCAATTCCCCTACGAACTAGTCAag atTGAATGCGATGAGAGGAAGATGCGGCGGGAGATAAACTATGCCATCAGAAACATCCACGGCGTTAG GACAGGTCTGTTCACTCCTGACATGGCCTTTGAAGCCATAGTGAAGAAACAAATATCAAGGCTAAAGGGGCCATGTATGAAATTTATTGACATGGTCAGTAAGGAACTAATCACCACTGTGTACCAGTGTATCAACAAG CTCAGTTCCTTTCCCAAGCTGCGAGATGAGACAGAAAGAATTGTGACCAATGAGATTCGAGAACAGGAGAGTAAATGCAGAGATCAG GTCTCGTTGCTTATTGACATTCAGCTCGCctacataaatacaaaacatgaaGACTTCATTGGCTTCACTAA CGCCCAACAGAcgaacaacaacaaatgcaatAAGACAGTTGTTGCAGGGATGGCAGGAAACCAG GTCATCCGCAAGGGCTGGCTGACCATCAGCAACATCGGCATCATGAAAGGTGGAGCCAAGGAGTACTGGTTTATTCTGACTGCAGAGAGTCTGTCATGGTTCAAGGATGACGAG GAAGTGGGCCCCTTcagaaaaaagcaaagaaggAACGAAGGAAGAGAGTCGTAG
- the mettl13 gene encoding eEF1A lysine and N-terminal methyltransferase isoform X1: MSLLPRTAEEFSSAEYWERFFKKRGEKAFEWYGDYNKLCGVLHKYIKVQDQVLVVGCGNSELSEQLYDVGYKHLTNIDISETVVTHMNQRNVERRPGLTFQQVDATQTPYQDACYQAALDKGTLDAMASEEEGALARNMLTEVGRVLSVGGRYVCVTLAQESVIKLAVEHFVQLGWAVRLHCLQEESGKEEDSFSLPVFVLVCTKFRQPMPAPILEMCLGEDGASRRLTQVSELLSSVREHQAYSVLRKKLRTGTDACSNPSLNLCHAKTGLPRYTLTVQDCSPGAKVPRSNHFGIFIVPQGSETAWLYSSSEGRKQLAASANFRRLVIVALHRNQEFTDMQAVQSELSPMVMDLAPPGMPANQQVPFLSVGGDLGWREEVSRGVSKLSGEYCVENVKGEDGELYRRLVFLSNAALVQSESRLVSSNTTSSHKKKSKKKSKPAAPPTTSSSSLSVDSGFLCCAHHEVMVAGLAMLGLGTPESKDIPVSVLLVGLGGGGLPQFLRDFVPGITVEVVELDAVVLEVAKEWFGFEPDDRLTVTLGDGLERISALDKEGGCLFDVIMFDVDNKDSTVGMSCPPAAFVETSMLQKVCSLLTPRGIFMLNLVCRDSSLRQSVLQRVSAVFPSVLSRKIEGEVNEVLLCSREEKGTSDAARVLPSLNQAAKNLQRALRSDRTGTHRSPHIDIVELLKDLKVE, from the exons GTGTTGGTGGTTGGTTGTGGTAACTCTGAACTGAGTGAGCAGCTGTATGATGTTGGCTACAAACATCTGACTAATATTGACATCAGTGAGACAGTGGTGACTCACATGAACCAGCGCAATGTGGAGCGCCGGCCAGGACTGACCTTCCAGCAGGTCGATGCTACACAAACTCCATACCAGGATGCCTGCTACCAGGCAGCTCTGGATAAAGGGACGCTGGATGCCATGGCCTCTGAAGAGGAAGGAGCTCTGGCCAGGAACATGCTCACTGAG GTGGGCCGTGTGCTTAGTGTCGGGGGCCGGTATGTCTGTGTGACGTTGGCTCAAGAGAGTGTGATCAAGTTGGCTGTGGAGCACTTTGTGCAGCTGGGTTGGGCTGTAAGGCTCCACTGCCTACAGGAGGAAAGTGGAAAAGAAGAGGACTCATTTTCTCTGCCTGTCTTTGTTCTGGTCTGCACCAAGTTTCGCCAGCCTATGCCCGCACCCATTCTAGAGATGTGTCTCGGGGAGGATGGAGCCTCAAGGCGTCTCACACAGGTCTCAGAATTGTTGTCATCTGTGAGGGAGCATCAGGCCTACTCTGTCTTGAGAAAGAAGCTCCGCACGGGCACAGACGCCTGCTCGAATCCGTCACTCAATCTCTGCCACGCCAAAACTGGCCTTCCCAGATACACTCTCACAGTGCAAGATTGCTCCCCAGGAGCCAAGGTGCCAAGATCAAACCACTTTGGTATATTTATAG TGCCTCAAGGCAGCGAGACAGCTTGGCTCTACAGTTCCAGCGAGGGGCGAAAACAGCTGGCAGCCAGTGCTAACTTTCGACGCCTGGTTATTGTGGCATTGCACAGAAATCAGGAGTTCACAGACATGCAGGCTGTCCAGTCGGAACTCTCCCCAATGGTGATGGACCTGGCTCCTCCGGGTATGCCAGCCAACCAGCAG GTGCCTTTTCTGTCAGTGGGAGGTGACCTGGGCTGGCGAGAGGAGGTCAGCAGGGGTGTGAGCAAGCTGAGCGGAGAGTATTGTGTCGAGAATGTcaaaggagaagatggagaattGTATCGTCGACTTGTTTTCCTGTCTAATGCTGCCCTCGTCCAATCAGAGAGCCGTCTCGTTTCCTCAAATACCA CCTCAAGTcacaagaagaagagcaaaaagaagagcaaaccagcagctccaccaacaacgtcctcttcctctctgtcagtgGACAGTGGCTTCCTCTGCTGTGCTCATCATGAAGTCATGGTGGCTGGCCTTGCCATGCTCGGGCTGGGCACGCCAGAGAGCAAAG ACATCCCAGTGTCAGTGCTGCTGGTGGGACTCGGTGGAGGAGGTCTGCCCCAGTTTCTGCGGGACTTTGTGCCTGGTATTACTGTTGAGGTTGTGGAATTGGATGCTGTTGTGCTGGAAGTGGCAAAGGAGTGGTTCGGATTTGAACCGGACGATCGTTTGACTGTCACACTTGGGGACGGCCTTGAACGCATCTCTGCCCTGGATAAGGAAG GTGGTTGTTTGTTTGACGTCATCATGTTCGATGTAGACAATAAAGACAGCACTGTTGGTATGAGCTGTCCCCCTGCTGCTTTTGTGGAAACCTCCATGCTGCAGAAAGTCTGCAGCCTGTTAACCCCCAGAG GCATCTTCATGCTGAATCTTGTGTGTCGTGACTCGTCCTTGAGGCAGAGCGTGCTGCAGCGCGTAAGCGCCGTGTTCCCCAGCGTCCTCTCCAGAAAGATTGAAGGGGAGGTCAACGAAGTCCTCCTGTGCTCCCGTGAAGAAAAGGGAACGTCGGACGCAGCCCGCGTCCTTCCGTCCCTGAACCAGGCTGCCAAGAATCTGCAGCGCGCGCTGCGCTCCGACAGGACTGGAACCCACCGCAGCCCACATATAGACATTGTGGAGCTGTTAAAAGACCTGAAAGTAGAGTGA
- the dnm3a gene encoding dynamin 3a isoform X6, with amino-acid sequence MGNRGMEELIPLVNRLQDALSGAGQSCGLHLPQVAVVGGQSAGKSSVLEHFVGRDFLPRGSGIVTRRPLILQLLSAHTEYAEFLHCKGKEFTDFDEVCKEIEAETRRLTGSNKGISPVPINLRIHSPHVLNLTLVDLPGITKVPVGDQPVDIEYQIRDMIMQFICKENCLILAVTPANTDLANSDALKLAKDVDPQGQRTIGVITKLDLMDEGTDARHILENRLLPLRRGYIGVVNRSQKDIDGKKDIKAALLAEEKFFLSHPAYKHMAERVGTPYLQRTLNQQLTNHIRDTLPAFRSHLQSQLLALNKEAVEYRQYSPDDPAHRTKTLLQLVQRWAVDFEKVFDGSGDKVETVNLSGGARINRIFHEQFPYELVKIECDERKMRREINYAIRNIHGVRTGLFTPDMAFEAIVKKQISRLKGPCMKFIDMVSKELITTVYQCINKLSSFPKLRDETERIVTNEIREQESKCRDQVSLLIDIQLAYINTKHEDFIGFTNAQQTNNNKCNKTVVAGMAGNQGGAPPSSLIVIRKGWLTISNIGIMKGGAKEYWFILTAESLSWFKDDEEVGPFRKKQRRNEGRES; translated from the exons ATGGGCAACCGCGGGATGGAGGAGCTGATCCCGCTGGTCAACCGCCTCCAGGACGCCCTGAGCGGCGCGGGCCAGAGCTGCGGCCTCCACCTGCCGCAGGTGGCCGTGGTGGGCGGCCAGAGCGCGGGCAAGAGCTCCGTCCTGGAGCACTTCGTGGGCAG AGACTTCCTTCCACGGGGCTCAGGAATTGTGACTCGCAGACCTTTAATCCTCCAGCTGCTGAGTGCTCACACAG AGTACGCTGAATTTCTCCATTGTAAGGGAAAGGAGTTCACAGACTTTGATGAAGTCTGCAAAGAGATCGAGGCAGAGACGCGCAGACTCACGGGATCTAATAAAGGCATCTCTCCTGTTCCCATCAACCTACGGATTCATTCTCCACATG ttctAAATCTGACCCTGGTGGATCTGCCTGGCATCACCAAAGTGCCTGTGGGAGACCAGCCGGTGGACATAGAGTACCAGATACGAGACATGATCATGCAGTTCATCTGTAAGGAAAACTGTCTCATCCTGGCAGTCACACCAGCTAACACTGACCTGGCCAACTCTGATGCCCTCAAACTGGCCAAAGATGTTGACCCACAGG GTCAGCGCACAATTGGTGTAATCACTAAGCTGGACCTGATGGATGAAGGAACAGATGCCAGGCACATACTAGAGAACAGGCTGCTTCCTCTACGCAGAG gtTACATAGGGGTAGTGAATCGCAGTCAGAAGGACATTGATGGGAAGAAGGATATCAAGGCAGCTCTGCTCGCAGAGGAGAAGTTCTTCCTGTCTCATCCGGCCTACAAACACATGGCTGAAAGAGTGGGCACCCCATATTTACAAAGAACACTCAACCAg CAACTGACAAACCACATCCGGGACACTTTGCCTGCCTTCCGTAGTCATCTGCAGAGCCAGCTCCTGGCTTTGAACAAAGAGGCTGTGGAGTACAGACAATATAGTCCTGATGATCCTGCACACCGGACCAAGACATTgctaca GTTAGTTCAGCGCTGGGCCGTCGACTTCGAGAAGGTTTTCGATGGCTCAGGCGACAAAGTAGAAACCGTTAACCTGTCAGGGGGTGCTAGGATCAATCGAATCTTCCACGAGCAATTCCCCTACGAACTAGTCAag atTGAATGCGATGAGAGGAAGATGCGGCGGGAGATAAACTATGCCATCAGAAACATCCACGGCGTTAG GACAGGTCTGTTCACTCCTGACATGGCCTTTGAAGCCATAGTGAAGAAACAAATATCAAGGCTAAAGGGGCCATGTATGAAATTTATTGACATGGTCAGTAAGGAACTAATCACCACTGTGTACCAGTGTATCAACAAG CTCAGTTCCTTTCCCAAGCTGCGAGATGAGACAGAAAGAATTGTGACCAATGAGATTCGAGAACAGGAGAGTAAATGCAGAGATCAG GTCTCGTTGCTTATTGACATTCAGCTCGCctacataaatacaaaacatgaaGACTTCATTGGCTTCACTAA CGCCCAACAGAcgaacaacaacaaatgcaatAAGACAGTTGTTGCAGGGATGGCAGGAAACCAG gGTGGGGCCCCTCCCTCAAGTCTAATA GTCATCCGCAAGGGCTGGCTGACCATCAGCAACATCGGCATCATGAAAGGTGGAGCCAAGGAGTACTGGTTTATTCTGACTGCAGAGAGTCTGTCATGGTTCAAGGATGACGAG GAAGTGGGCCCCTTcagaaaaaagcaaagaaggAACGAAGGAAGAGAGTCGTAG
- the mettl13 gene encoding eEF1A lysine and N-terminal methyltransferase isoform X2, which translates to METTTNSAASCTNTSRCKIRCTTLSGLHHHLIFKITSSFWHQVLVVGCGNSELSEQLYDVGYKHLTNIDISETVVTHMNQRNVERRPGLTFQQVDATQTPYQDACYQAALDKGTLDAMASEEEGALARNMLTEVGRVLSVGGRYVCVTLAQESVIKLAVEHFVQLGWAVRLHCLQEESGKEEDSFSLPVFVLVCTKFRQPMPAPILEMCLGEDGASRRLTQVSELLSSVREHQAYSVLRKKLRTGTDACSNPSLNLCHAKTGLPRYTLTVQDCSPGAKVPRSNHFGIFIVPQGSETAWLYSSSEGRKQLAASANFRRLVIVALHRNQEFTDMQAVQSELSPMVMDLAPPGMPANQQVPFLSVGGDLGWREEVSRGVSKLSGEYCVENVKGEDGELYRRLVFLSNAALVQSESRLVSSNTTSSHKKKSKKKSKPAAPPTTSSSSLSVDSGFLCCAHHEVMVAGLAMLGLGTPESKDIPVSVLLVGLGGGGLPQFLRDFVPGITVEVVELDAVVLEVAKEWFGFEPDDRLTVTLGDGLERISALDKEGGCLFDVIMFDVDNKDSTVGMSCPPAAFVETSMLQKVCSLLTPRGIFMLNLVCRDSSLRQSVLQRVSAVFPSVLSRKIEGEVNEVLLCSREEKGTSDAARVLPSLNQAAKNLQRALRSDRTGTHRSPHIDIVELLKDLKVE; encoded by the exons GTGCACCACACTGTCAGGTCTGCATCATCATCTGATCTTCAAAATCACAAGCAGCTTTTGGCATCAA GTGTTGGTGGTTGGTTGTGGTAACTCTGAACTGAGTGAGCAGCTGTATGATGTTGGCTACAAACATCTGACTAATATTGACATCAGTGAGACAGTGGTGACTCACATGAACCAGCGCAATGTGGAGCGCCGGCCAGGACTGACCTTCCAGCAGGTCGATGCTACACAAACTCCATACCAGGATGCCTGCTACCAGGCAGCTCTGGATAAAGGGACGCTGGATGCCATGGCCTCTGAAGAGGAAGGAGCTCTGGCCAGGAACATGCTCACTGAG GTGGGCCGTGTGCTTAGTGTCGGGGGCCGGTATGTCTGTGTGACGTTGGCTCAAGAGAGTGTGATCAAGTTGGCTGTGGAGCACTTTGTGCAGCTGGGTTGGGCTGTAAGGCTCCACTGCCTACAGGAGGAAAGTGGAAAAGAAGAGGACTCATTTTCTCTGCCTGTCTTTGTTCTGGTCTGCACCAAGTTTCGCCAGCCTATGCCCGCACCCATTCTAGAGATGTGTCTCGGGGAGGATGGAGCCTCAAGGCGTCTCACACAGGTCTCAGAATTGTTGTCATCTGTGAGGGAGCATCAGGCCTACTCTGTCTTGAGAAAGAAGCTCCGCACGGGCACAGACGCCTGCTCGAATCCGTCACTCAATCTCTGCCACGCCAAAACTGGCCTTCCCAGATACACTCTCACAGTGCAAGATTGCTCCCCAGGAGCCAAGGTGCCAAGATCAAACCACTTTGGTATATTTATAG TGCCTCAAGGCAGCGAGACAGCTTGGCTCTACAGTTCCAGCGAGGGGCGAAAACAGCTGGCAGCCAGTGCTAACTTTCGACGCCTGGTTATTGTGGCATTGCACAGAAATCAGGAGTTCACAGACATGCAGGCTGTCCAGTCGGAACTCTCCCCAATGGTGATGGACCTGGCTCCTCCGGGTATGCCAGCCAACCAGCAG GTGCCTTTTCTGTCAGTGGGAGGTGACCTGGGCTGGCGAGAGGAGGTCAGCAGGGGTGTGAGCAAGCTGAGCGGAGAGTATTGTGTCGAGAATGTcaaaggagaagatggagaattGTATCGTCGACTTGTTTTCCTGTCTAATGCTGCCCTCGTCCAATCAGAGAGCCGTCTCGTTTCCTCAAATACCA CCTCAAGTcacaagaagaagagcaaaaagaagagcaaaccagcagctccaccaacaacgtcctcttcctctctgtcagtgGACAGTGGCTTCCTCTGCTGTGCTCATCATGAAGTCATGGTGGCTGGCCTTGCCATGCTCGGGCTGGGCACGCCAGAGAGCAAAG ACATCCCAGTGTCAGTGCTGCTGGTGGGACTCGGTGGAGGAGGTCTGCCCCAGTTTCTGCGGGACTTTGTGCCTGGTATTACTGTTGAGGTTGTGGAATTGGATGCTGTTGTGCTGGAAGTGGCAAAGGAGTGGTTCGGATTTGAACCGGACGATCGTTTGACTGTCACACTTGGGGACGGCCTTGAACGCATCTCTGCCCTGGATAAGGAAG GTGGTTGTTTGTTTGACGTCATCATGTTCGATGTAGACAATAAAGACAGCACTGTTGGTATGAGCTGTCCCCCTGCTGCTTTTGTGGAAACCTCCATGCTGCAGAAAGTCTGCAGCCTGTTAACCCCCAGAG GCATCTTCATGCTGAATCTTGTGTGTCGTGACTCGTCCTTGAGGCAGAGCGTGCTGCAGCGCGTAAGCGCCGTGTTCCCCAGCGTCCTCTCCAGAAAGATTGAAGGGGAGGTCAACGAAGTCCTCCTGTGCTCCCGTGAAGAAAAGGGAACGTCGGACGCAGCCCGCGTCCTTCCGTCCCTGAACCAGGCTGCCAAGAATCTGCAGCGCGCGCTGCGCTCCGACAGGACTGGAACCCACCGCAGCCCACATATAGACATTGTGGAGCTGTTAAAAGACCTGAAAGTAGAGTGA